The sequence below is a genomic window from Cyanobacteriota bacterium.
GAGCTTGTTCTGGGACGTAGACCCAGCCAAAATAGATTATGACAAGCATTCCAAATATGTAATTGAGAGGGTTCTTAGTTCAGGCAATAGCAAGGACTGGAAGGAACTCAAGAGATATTATGGACTTGGCAAAATCAAAGAAGCTAGTCTTAATGCTGTTTACTTAGACAATGTCACCCTTCGCTTTATGTCATTTTATTTCGATATACCCCAGGAGCAGTTTAAATGTTACGAACGGAAACAGTTGACCAAAGAACTCTGGCCCTCCTAAAAGAGCTAATGACTCTAGAAGAACTCAAGGACTTTCACTTAGTGGGCGGTACTGCTTTGTCACTACAGCTTGGTCATAGGATATCAGTAGATTTAGATTTTTTTGGTAACAGTAAATTCAACTTTGCTGATTTTGCTTCTCGAGCAAAATATCATTTCGAAACAGTAGAAGAAAAACGCAAAGACCCACCAATATATCAAATATTTATCAATAATATCAAAATCGACATTGTCGAATATCCTTATGATCCAATTGAAGCTCTTAAAGAAATCGATGGTATCAGACTTGCTTCTCCAAAAGACATTGCTGCAATGAAGATTACTGCAATCGGCACCAGAAGTAGCAAGAAGGATTTTTATGATTTATATTTTCTTTTTGAGGAATATCAACTTAGTGAGATTCTCAATTTTTGTGCAATCAAATTCCCTGACAAGGATATGTACCACTACATCAGAAGCCTAGTCTATTTTGCTGATGTAGAAAACAATGACCTGGAGAATGTTCAACTCATCAAAGAAGTAAGCTGGGACCAAGTCAAGAAGCGCATTGAAGCGGAAGTACGGAAACTCAATATTTAAATGATTACTCACATCCCTGTACTTGCAAGTGAAATCATCGAAGCCTTGGCTATAGAACCTGGCAAAATCTATGTCGATGGTACTACTGGCGGCGCTGGACATTCACGAATGATACTTGCAGCTAAGCCGAAGCACTTGTACTCCTTTGATCAGGATAAAGAAGTCGTAGATCGCGTCGAAGCGGAGCGAAGACGGATTAATTGTAACGAAGCCTTGCCCCGTCGTAACGAAAGCGAAGACAGGTGGAGCCTAATTCACAGCAACTTCAAAAACATTTGGTCTTACTGCAAAACAAACAAGATCAAAATCAACGGCGGCATTTTACTTGATCTCGGACTGAGCTCTATCCAGCTTGACGACCCGCACCGCGGCTTTAGTTTCAAATATAATAGTGATCTTGATATGCGCATGGATCAAGGACTAGAATTTTCTGCCAAAGACATCGTCAACCAATATAATGAAAAAGATCTTGCCGATATCATCTTTAGATATGGTGAAGAGCGCAAATCAAGACAGATAGCAGCAGCAATAATCAAATATCGTCCATTTGACACTAGTGAAAAACTCGCTGAGCTAATCAAAATCATTTATGCTCGCGGCTCTAACGGCAAAACATTTAGGATTCATCCAGCAACAAAAACTTTTCAAGCATTGCGTATTGAAGTTAATAAAGAGCTTGAAGTGCTCGAAGAATTTCTAGAACTTGATTTTGATGTTTTGCAGCCAGGCGCAGTACTAGCGATTATTTCTTTTCATTCACTTGAAGATAGAATTGTCAAAAATGCCTTCAAGAAATATGTCTCTGAAGACAAGCTAGAACTACTTTGCAAAAAACCAATCATTGCAACAGAAGAGGAAATCTCCCAAAACCCGCGCTCAAGAAGTGCCAAACTACGTTTGGCAAG
It includes:
- a CDS encoding nucleotidyl transferase AbiEii/AbiGii toxin family protein, giving the protein MTLEELKDFHLVGGTALSLQLGHRISVDLDFFGNSKFNFADFASRAKYHFETVEEKRKDPPIYQIFINNIKIDIVEYPYDPIEALKEIDGIRLASPKDIAAMKITAIGTRSSKKDFYDLYFLFEEYQLSEILNFCAIKFPDKDMYHYIRSLVYFADVENNDLENVQLIKEVSWDQVKKRIEAEVRKLNI
- the rsmH gene encoding 16S rRNA (cytosine(1402)-N(4))-methyltransferase RsmH; this encodes MITHIPVLASEIIEALAIEPGKIYVDGTTGGAGHSRMILAAKPKHLYSFDQDKEVVDRVEAERRRINCNEALPRRNESEDRWSLIHSNFKNIWSYCKTNKIKINGGILLDLGLSSIQLDDPHRGFSFKYNSDLDMRMDQGLEFSAKDIVNQYNEKDLADIIFRYGEERKSRQIAAAIIKYRPFDTSEKLAELIKIIYARGSNGKTFRIHPATKTFQALRIEVNKELEVLEEFLELDFDVLQPGAVLAIISFHSLEDRIVKNAFKKYVSEDKLELLCKKPIIATEEEISQNPRSRSAKLRLARVI